The Lolium rigidum isolate FL_2022 chromosome 2, APGP_CSIRO_Lrig_0.1, whole genome shotgun sequence genomic interval caccatggcgatagtatacacacttgttagcttcgtttacaacaaagccttcagtggttaaagttctttcaaacttctcatgccactgcttaggcgcttgcttaagcccatacaaagacttcaacaacttacacacctttccttcttgatcatctactacaaatccatcaggctgcttcatataaatttcctcaTCGAGCTCTCCACTTAGGAAAGCtgacttaacatccatttgatgaacgagaagaccattggaggcagccaaggaaagtagtactcgaatagcggtcagtcgagctacaggtgagtatgtatcaaagaagtcttcgccttctttctaagtataacccttggccacaagtcgtgccttgtacttttcaatagtaccatcgggcctaagctttttcttgaacacccacttgtatcctacaggtttgcacccataaggacgatcagtaacctcccaagttccattagttaagatggaatccatctcgctatggacaacttccttccagtagtcagcatcctgagatgcataggcttctgaaatagaagtgggagtatcatccacgaggtacacaatgaaatcatgaccaaaggactttgcagtcctctgctcttgctccttttgggatcttcattgtcgtcctccacaggattatcatAGTGTTCTATCGCAATGGTAGGTTCAGGAATTATAACTAACTCCTGACTTGATGAACTAGGCATCTCCTAATTTGACGAGCTAGACTTGTCTTTCAtgggaaagatgtcctcaaagaaagtcgcatcattcgactccataattgtaccaacatgcatgtcggatacctcagattttactatcaaaaatctgtagccaatgctatgaaatgcatgcatatcccagaagaacacaatccacggtttttggtccaagcttgcgcttcttgggtatcggcacatttacCTTCGCCATACAGCctcaagttcgtaggtaagagagtttcaaccttttcctttctcattcctcaaaaggggtaatggttttgttctttgtggggacacggtttaggacatgacatgcagtcaatatcgcctccccccaccatgtcttggatagacccgatgtatctaacatagcGTTAAACAAATCATTTAGAGTAcgtttctttctttcggccatcccatttgactgaggtgagtagggaggcgtcctctcatggataataccatgttccgcacaaaaagaatcaaactcgttggaaaaatactctccgccatgatcagaccttagccgcttgatctttcgatcaagttggttttctgcttcagctttaaagattttgaagtgattaagagcttcatctttagattggaggtacacataacaatatcgagtagagtcatcaattaaagtcatgaagtatcttttccctccttttgtcaattcaccattcatttcacaaagatctgaatgtataagctccagcggtgccaagtctctgGCATCTGCAGTCTTGTGAGAcctacgtggttgcttagcttgcacacatacttgacacttggatttcttgacaatagcaaatttcggaattatattcatattcgctagccacGTCATGCACCCACAATtgatatgacaaagtcgtgaatgccaaatattagactcactatcattgcaaacatgatgaataatttgagtacataattctaacaaagataagcggaacaaacctccgcacacataaccctttccaacaaattgtccacacttggaaattacaactttattggactcaaaaaccaacttaaaaccatctcgacataaaagtgatccgctaacgagattcttattaatggagggaacgtgctgtacattcttcagctggatggtctttcccgaagtaaactttaaATCCACTGTACCAACACCATGAACAGAAACACGTGAGCCGTGTCCCATTagcacggaggaagtccttgcgacctgataagagaaaacatagaaacatcataacatacatgtgtattggttccggtgtctatccaccaatcaagataattacatactgaaagaacagtaggagaaataccgtacccaacgtccttcatctcagtatcaacgccaataacaacatttgaggacttgccgctgttcccacgccgatcatggcattctgggcaatcaggagcccaatgtccaggagcgccacaaacatggcagttccctttcttcttataaggagtcttcctcttgaagttggttgagttggaggttttgttcttctcgtcaaacttaccttttccattgttcttattcttagacttgtgagattggaagtttttcttctgtaccacattggcactagaacctccctcaaaactacgagcgcgtgtgtcctttgctctcgccttctcttccacatgaagcgagctaatgagatccgaaacggaaaactcttgtctcttatgtttcagagaagtagcaaagttcctccacgaaggaggaagcttggcaataatgccaccggccacaaatttttCCGgtaaggtgatgacccacaagtataggggatcgcaacagtcttcgagggaagtattacccaatttattgattcgacacaaggggagacaaagaatacttgtaagccttaacagcggagttatcaattcagctgcacctggaaacagacttgctcgcaagagtttatcaagtagtaacaattttatagcaagtaggaatagtaaaataacaagcagcagtgaaataaagacaagcagtagtgattatagtaaacaagcaggattaaaataccgtaggcacagtggacggattaacgggcgttgcatggatgagagaaactcatataacaatcaaagcaggggcatttgcgagataataataaaacggtatccaagtactaatcaatcaataggcatgtgttccatatttagtcgtacgtgctcgcaatgagaaacttgcacaacatcttttgtcctaccagcacggtggcagccgggcctctagggaaactactcggatattaaggtactccttttaatagagtaccggagcaaagcattaacactccgtgaacacatgtgatcctcacatcactacaatcccctccggttgtcccgatttcgtcacttcggggccattggttccggacagcgacatgtgtatacaacttgcgggtaagatcataaacaacgaatatcttcatgaatcaataacatgttcagatctgagatcatggcactcgggccctagtgacaagcattaagcataacaagttgcaacaatatcataaaagtgacatctacggatactaggcactatgccctaacaatcttatgactattacatgaccaatctcatccaatccctaccatccccttcagcctacagcgggggaattactcacacatggatgggggaaacatggctggtcgatggagaggcgttggcggtgatggcggtgaagatctcctccaattccccgtcccggcggagtgccagaacggagacttctggctcccgagacggagtttcgcgatgtggcggctctctggagggtttctggcgacttcgacttctcctcgtgcgtttttaggtcgaggccgataagtagtccgaaggagggcgtcggaggccgaccgaggggccacaccatagggccgcgcgggccccctaggccgcgccgccttatggtgtggggccctcgggcctccaccttacttgtccttctcggctccgtcgcattccgggaaaatagggccttctgcataaattccgaggattttcccgaaagttggatttctgcacaaaaacgagacatcagagcaattctgctgaaaacagcgttagtccgtgttagttgtatccaaaatacacaaattagaggcaaaacaatagcaaaagtgtttgggaaagtagatacgttttggacgtatcataaggtacacttaaactgctcgagttctttggcaagggaatgaatctcatgagcctgctcaaccacggagcgctcatcagtcatcttgtagtcatagtattgttccatgacatacaattcagtgccagcgTTCGATACctcaaatttggcctcgagcgcatcccacgcatctttaccatggtcgaaagctatgtacgggtcaacaatgttgttcccaagaatgctgaacaaggccgccctaaacatggcgtcgaccttttcaaacttttcctgctcctctgcagaaAGAGACCCCTCAGGTCTAGaatctgtggcgctaaaacagcctaggtttgtaaaccatagaaatGCCTTTGTgagccacctcttgtaatgcataccatcaaagaggggaggtcgagtagcggcagcaacgctgcttgaattgatttgcctataatcaggtttttggattgttgaatatataagcaaatatccatatgaaataatccgtacaagtaattgataagtcatgactatgaaaacaacAAATAACTAATCGTGTAGACTACTAcgatagatgaacagatcacatctaaacaagacaaaccaatcgcatctaccacagaaactagaagaagaaactctacgcCGAAGCGCTCCCcacaaacctgattgcccctcacccgtataggttcacgagaggcagggttccggaggcctactgtcccggcagtcggtgcacgccgacggacgggatgaggaagacgaagacggcggcgcaatgaactggaaactagTAGTTGCGTATGTGTCTAGTTTAGGCTAGGGTTTTCGTCCGCGCTTAtacagtgcggttcgggaaggtcgtggggctcggcgacattcccgcaacccgcggcgcgccgTGACGAggtgaggcgaggcgggcggcggaggatgaggaggagtgcgcgatggctctctctcttctcactcacttactaggactagaacagcccaccttatataccactccaactctcttccaactagcaatgtgggactaaactttagccccaaCTTGTGCTGCCAGTGATTTTTAAAATggaccatgtgagtttcagaatttgataatgggccatggaccaaaggccaaatgcccaaaattccagcaaCAACATGTGGGAGAAATTTGCCACAAGCCGCCACAAACCGACCTTGATAATCACAGATGACAGCACATGTACCATCAGAGAGCGAATCAACATgaaatgaagcattaacattcaaTTTTACTTGTCAGGGTTCAGCCGTTTTCAATTTACTGCCCCCGCGTTTGCACTTGGTGTGGCCACCAAAGCTGAATTAGCCACAATAGAAAGGATGAACATTTTGCATTGAAATAAGGGGGGACAGTTTCATTGTTCGTGTGCCTCCGCCTTATCCACCATAAGTACCATGTTGTCACTGCTATCAACTCCAATTCAAGGGTCGGGTGCGCCCAATATTATCAAAGCCTTGTACTATGCTATCATCAGAACGAAGAAGCAATTCAAGCATTGAAGATCCCGACCTATCCGTCTGGGTAGCATGAGTAATTTGCTCTTCGAGTCCAAGTGTTGGCCACATATCTATCGCGGTCGGACACTGGAAAGGAGGTGCTTAATATTTGCAGTCCTAAAGAGCAGATCGGGCATTCACCACATTCCAATGTGTCGATTAACCAGAATGCACTTTAAGGGAAGAATTCCGGGTAAAGCTCGCCATAGAAAAATCTTCGCTTTACTTGCATTTTTAGATGCCATATGGACTTCCATTCGTAATTGATTTGTGCCAAGGCTTGGTTTGTAAGACATCTAAAATTTCTTCTTATAATTAGTAGAAAATCTCGTTTGCTCCGGTACCCCTCAACCCTCCAAAATGAAACACGTCAAATGCTTAGGTCCCTGCTCAATAAAAAATGGTAAATCCTTCGTTTGAAAAAAAACGAGGTAGGTAGCAGAATTCAAACCAACTTAACTTATTCTCTCCATTTCACCAAGCAGCAAACGAATAACGAATTCATGCAGTATACAAATAGAGTGGATACATGTAAACGATCCATGTGAACAAATCAATGTAGCAATATATATGCAGGCCTCCCAGAATAATCGTCGACGCGACGACATTCTGGAACGCCCTCACACACCGGAACGTGCACGCACAACAATATATCCGCGCGCACGTCGATCGGGTACACAGAAGTGTCTAGTAGGGCTTCATGCCGGCGTAGTTACCGGGCGGGTTATACACGCAGACCGCGAacgtgccgcggccgccggcgcagGTGGCCATGGCGCAGCCGACCTTGGTGGTGCCCCGCCACACGATCTGCGTGTAGTGCCCGCACGCCCCCCGAGGGCCGCGGCATGAGTTGGACTGGACGCTGTACATGGCGCGCTCCTTCACCACCCACGCCGCAACCACCGCCTCcggcgtccacccgccgccgccgcccacgccgctGCCGCGGAACAGGTTCTCCCCGAACGGGCCGTGCGAGTgcacgagggcgcagccggcgcgCGCACGCTCCAGAGCGTACCTGCGCGCATGCCGCTCCAGCCCGGCGTCCCACGCTAGCGGCCGCACGCCGACGGCTCGGCGCGCCGCGTTGTGCGACGCGAGGAAGCGGGACGCCTGGCTGCCCCGCCTATAGCCCCAGGCGTCGGCTCCGTCGATGGCGAGGagaacagcgacgacgacgaaaaGGATCACCGCCCCGGCGGggacgcggcggcgaggaggcatTTCGATCGACGGCGAACTTTCTGTATAGTGCGGCAGAGGCAGGTGTTTGTAGTTGACCTAAGTGCCGGTGCTGCCCCTGCCGTGATGTTTGTTTTGCCGCGTATGTCGTATTTATACCAACCTGGCGTAGTGGCGTGGTGGAATTTTATGCTGGGCAGGGTGTGGGAACGAAGGAGTGGCGTCCATGTTGCTTCACAACTCGAGATGGCATGGAATCGAACAAGATAAAAGTCCACGCTTCATAGCTGTATGTGCTATAAGTCTCAATTTTCGCCTATGTTTGTTGCGTGATTTGGGGCGCAAAATACTCTACGACATTCCGTAAAGATGGGATTGATCAATCGAAGAGACTGAATGAAATCAGAGGGATAGCAGAAATATTGCTGTCTCCAACAGCAGGAAGATTGACCAGGTGCCTAAGGAAGAAGATCGTGGAGGCAGGTTTATTCGGGAGCTCAGCAGGAAGGGTTTCAACATGGGCTTCATCTGGCCTAGCCCATTAACATGTACAGCCTTTTCATCAATCTTGAAATTCATACTCCCTTATGCACAAGCTTTCCAAGAATTTCGTTTCACCAAGAATTAGTACAAACATATGAAAATTATTTGAGAATCAATTTATTTCAATGGAAAGTATTGTGTACAAAAGAACCGATATATTACCGGCAAGCGCTTCATAAAGGGAAACATATGgagtatttatttattcagtAAATTGCACATACACATAACCCTTGGGGTCGGAGTACTCTATGTAAACCTTCTAACAAAACACCAATTACTGAACCAGGTCATAACACATACACCAAATATACACAGGTTAGGCCATTAATGTTGAATATAGCACGGGCCCATATATGAGTTCTTTTGGTCAAAATATGCCAAATAATTACGAGTCTTAGAAACACTTAAAACAATTCATGAGAATGAAACATGATGTGGTAAGTAATAAACTGAATTTTTTAGACCAATGTGAGCAATGAATCTTATGTATTGTTTTTCTAAATATATTAGtatttattttggtaaatcaaattcTTAAAATAAAAAGCTTTATGAGGAAGGGCCAAGAGAGTAAACTAGGAAAATTTAATCACATTCTAAGCAAACCAATCATAAGAAAGAAATAGGCGAATAGAGTATGTGTTACAACTACCCTCAATAGTAGCTACAGTAGTTGCTACTTTTGTTACAATGCCTTAAAAGCTTTGAATATGTGTCCATCTAATTTCGTAATCACATATTTACCCAAAAAATaagaataaaataaaaatgaGAAGAGAGTGAAATATAAAAAGGGaaataaaaatttgtaaaaaattAATTTGAAACAAATGAAAATTCTGAAGATAAATAAGGAAAATAATTAGGAAATTAGATTAAAAAAAGAGGGCAACGAAAAGGAAACGTGCCCTTTTGTTAGGCAGACACACTGCATGACAATACGTGGGCGTCACACAATGAGCATCAAATAGGGATTCATGGTTTATTCTACTCTAGGTTTTAGTTTTTCTCCTTTTCATGGCTAACATGGGTTACTAGAAATCGAGCATACAATTGATGCAATGGCAAAATAGGTATGTATATGGGTAAGAAAAGGAATAGCTCCATGGATAGGCAAGCCGAATTCAGATCGTCTAACCCCCATCTAACCGTTCATACAAACTAGCAGTTATCTTAAATCTTTTAAAATCTAAGTTATCAGAATAATACTGGATCTAGTTACTCTTACATGTGTTTATGTAAAATTTAGTTACTATCTTCCATAACCAAGAGTATGAAGCTATAATATATAATACcagttagttatatatatataatatcttGTATGCATTATGAATAATTTTCTTGAACACACTCATTTATATATATATGTAGAAAAATAAGGTACTTAAAAATATTTTGATATCTATGTGTTGAGTTGAAGCTTTTTCACATAGTTTACGATAAAGTAGTATATGAACTATcctatggtagtatatgagacgtgggagtaactacacccaaTAGTATGATGTATATTCTATATATATTAGGAAACAACACAAATttcttcatatactccctccatgcATAATATCGTGTGCATAATGATTTCAAATTTATGCAGTCATCAATCTCTGGTATGGAGTATAATAGTGCCCAATgctggtgtggtgcatggatgtacgAGCGAGAAATAGTACCCAAAGGACATAGCTATAAATAGTTTTATTGAGGGACTAGATGTTTAGTTAGAATATCTAATGTGTCATTTGCACATAGTGGTCGCAACCGTTATACTATGTGGTCGTAACCACTAGGTTGGACTCACCTCTTGAACAACACATATCTTTCTAATCATTTGCGATATGATCTTGGCATTGTTACGCTTCATCACGGTCTCATCGTTAGTGAAATCGAAGACAAATTATATTTGGTTACATGATGGTTTTAGTCGAATTAGAAGATGGAATAGAAGGTATAGGTATATTAGTTTATCATGGGTTTGGA includes:
- the LOC124690816 gene encoding pathogenesis-related protein PR-1-like, which gives rise to MPPRRRVPAGAVILFVVVAVLLAIDGADAWGYRRGSQASRFLASHNAARRAVGVRPLAWDAGLERHARRYALERARAGCALVHSHGPFGENLFRGSGVGGGGGWTPEAVVAAWVVKERAMYSVQSNSCRGPRGACGHYTQIVWRGTTKVGCAMATCAGGRGTFAVCVYNPPGNYAGMKPY